Sequence from the Lepidochelys kempii isolate rLepKem1 chromosome 7, rLepKem1.hap2, whole genome shotgun sequence genome:
AGGGACTTGGTGCTGCCTGCGGTATGGCCTATACTGGCAAATACTTTGATAAAGCCAGGTAATCCTTTTCAGTGTTTAGTGTTTGTAGATGtgtaggggagaaaaaaaaaatgctgagaaAACCGATTGTATTCTTACTCTGATCAAAAATGATTTATTCCATTATTTTCCACTCCTTTCCCCAACTCCAAATTCAGTTTGGCCAATTGAGAGGCCTAGCTAATAAAATTGCACAGATTCAAGGACTGGCAAAAATTGATGTATGCTGTTCCTGTGTAACCAGACAAAGTTACAAGGGTGATATTACTATTCCTGAAGAGGGAAGGTGGCATGCTATTTGGAGTAGCCACAAGCCTTCAGCATATGGAGAACTACTGTTCTTTCAAAGCGGTTATGCCCACGGGGAAGAACCTCGCTGAATATAGTTGTTACAGGGTAAAGACAGGTGGTGAAGAAAATATGAAGCACAAGGACCTGGTTGTGcacctattaaaatcaatgggagcactgctgggctgtaaataggggtcCAAAATGTCAACGGAAATCCGTGCAACTCCAGTGGAACAGGAATGACCATTTCTTCCATTTGTCGGGGTGGAGGACAAGGAAAGTAGATGTCAAAAGACACATGGTTTGAGGAAGAAAGCAATCTAATACAGTTGATGTATATTATATGACAGTTTTAGCACATTCAAATGCAGCTTGCTAAGTTAATATAGTAATAAACCCTACACTTCATTAGCTTAAAATCATTTCTGTGAAAGATAATTTTCTGATTTTAATACAGTTGAATAGGTGGTAGTTGTAGGAATAATTTACCCTGTGATTACTGGCAGCAAATAGTGGTACTACATGTAGTGTTGGAAAGCAGCCAATACGTGTGGAATTGTAATTTGTCTGAGTGAATTATCAAGTTTAGGCCAGCATCTTATGAAGTGTGCTTTAGTAGATGACCGTTACTATGATAATATGGAATAGTTTAGTAGCTCTTCTAATACTTAATTTTAATAGCCTTTTactcaattttgttttaaaattatatatttgaaGGTAAATATATTTCTGTTGTGATAGTCAACAGGCAGTATTTGTTTTACATGGAGTCCTATGTGGCCATCCAAAAAAGAAATGGTGACAAAAGATAAAGCATAAAGGGCTGAATCCAGCAGTCCATGCTCAGGTAATACTCCTGTCACTGTGAGTTTTGCCTAAGAATGAGTTCAGTATATGTGGAAATAGTCTGCAAAACTATATAATTCTTTTATATTTGCTATGGATGATCATGCATATTCTTACTATATAGTTTAGCCCAGTCTGACTTATGGTTtctctgaaatgaaaatgtaggTGTTTTTTCTAAGGCGTATACTAAATGGAACTGCTGAAATGAGGAAATAAAATGAGGAAGCAAAAAGCAATCCTCAAATAGTTTCCTGCATTGTCAATGATCTTGCCTAGTCACAGTGACAGTGTTTAACAGGCATGTTCACTCCAGCTTTAATTATAATAAGATTCATTTTTACAACTCCTTTCCCAAGGTTACGTGTATCTTAGCTTGCAACTGCATTCTATCACCATTATAATTGCCATTAATGGAGCATTTCCTCCCTATCAATATATCACACAATAGACTTGGGTCTGGAGGCAAGGGATGTAAGAATACAATACATTTCACATtatatttaccatttttaatattttttttttagtatttgtgCTCAACAGCATTCTTATACAGGGACACACATTGCCAAGTATTTTGTAAACTTACCTGTGAGGGTTGCACATTTAGAACTGGAGTGGTATTTGGACTAAAATAGTGGAAGATCTTGTGAACTATTAAAGAGATTTtgaatttgattttaaataactaGTGGCATAATACAGAATAGTATTTGGGCACAAtcttactcccattgaaatcaataggaaaacTGTAAAATTTCACAAAGACCTATGGTGAGAACAAACTTTTTTTCATGTAAACCAAAAGATTCAAAGAATCAAAATGTTGAAATATGATAAATggtattctggaaaaaaaattaatttactaTACATGGTTTTCTATACATATGAGAGAAACCTGTCTGTAAAAGTTTTTTCTCTGGAGTTTAATTATTCCCTatcataatttttaatttattttacatagtcaaaataacactatataatcacaccagtttcaattattttggtaatttatttcaaaatactgtcagcaaatatgtctgtaacaatacagacacacaaaaattcccacaggagtagagagttaaagaaacccctatgacagcCCAGTTTTTTTATCTCTGCCCCTCTCTTTTCCTCCCCCCTTCCAGAGCCCAGCCGTCCCCCGCCGCCcagacatccccacccccagctcagacaCTTATATCCCCTACCTtcctagagcccagggatccagagggagaaacagcctgatgctgggtcctgggcttgcacagagtttcctgcatgccacctccttccttcagggggtgctgggaactgcaacagctgggaaccctccagttccGTCCCCCTCTCCCCGGCTttgtcttctatttgtgagctgggctctgccagatATAATGGCCCCTAGTGGTGTCGAGAATTCTGCACGCACATCGGTAATTTCTGTAAAATTCTGCAtggcgcagtggcacagaattcccccaggagtatttaACAGACCCAATGATCCATATATTCCAATATTCTCACTCCAACAGTTTCAGTACCAGATACTACAAACCTCAATCATTTCTACAAGTGTACAACACTGTACCAATGTGGGAGTTTAAATCAGTCACAGATTGTATTAACCAGcgtgggggaaaaaatctaagGAAAAAGACCATACACTTAAACAGAGAAAGACTATAATATTTTTAGTCAATTCTATTTAATGAGATTCATACTAGTTTTGTATAATCCTAATTGAATATTGTGTCCTGTTTTTTATGTAACTTGACATACtgactaactttaaaaaaacccacccttttCTAGCTATCGAGTCTATTGTCTGCTTGGGGATGGGGAACTATCTGAAGGCTCCGTTTGGGAGGCAATGGCCTTTGCTGGGTTCTACAAGCTGGACAATCTGGTTGCTATACTTGACATTAACCGTCTTGGACAAAGTGACCCTACACCTCTGCAGCATCATGTTGAGATCTACCAAAAACGCTGCGAAGCCTTTGGGTATGTGGTTGGAAGAAGTTCAGTTTCCTCTTTTCTTGAAACCATGTGTTGTGTCTGTTTTCCAGGTATTTTCAAATATGCATATTAAAATGTGAGTTGAATTCAGATAACTGCTCAGAGCACCATGCAGGATATTCTCACTGCTTGTCAGGATCAGATCCTTGTTTCTGTATTGAAAGAACAATACAaagctgaactttttttttaatctttgttttttttaataaagctctTTTATTCATGCAGATTTATTAGAGGAGCTTACCTAGTACTTTAGGGACcttacattgtttttaaaaaatatgcaagAATTCTGTATCCGGCGATGTGTACTATATCTCTTGAGAAACGGGGGAGCCTCAGATGTAcagggggcaggaagaagggATAAAATGTCCTTTTTCTCTTATGGGCATGGAAAACattattgttaaaataaatatttttatatttttactgCTTCCTGGAAGGTCATCAGCTAGCTTAAAGATCTATAATACTTTTTACATGTGTTCACAAGTATTTACAGGACCTTATAGAAGTTACACAGGCAAATTATAGTTTGATCCATATTACACTATTTTATAGTTTAAGATGTCTgttcttattctttttttttttttttttttttttttttaatttggggcacTTGCTCTTGTAATGAAAGGTAGCTGTTATATGGCAAAAAGTGTGGTAAAGTGGGTTAGAATAGGGACCTACGAGATGAAAGTTCTAGGTTCTGTTCCCCACCCTGCCACTGTTATGCTGTTTGACCATGGGCAATTACCTAATCTCTGTCTTATTTCACTCATCTGAAATATGTGTGATTGTTACTGATTTCATGAGtgttaattaatatttttaaagtgctttgagagccccTTGTAtcataaggaagtattattaattattactaacTCTTGCAGAGATTCATTTGTATGAACCCTTTAGAAACCATCTGTATGTTTGCATTCCTAGCTGGCATGCTCTCATAGTGGATGGACACAGTGTGGAGGAGCTTTGCAAAGCCTTTGGCCAGACCAAAAATCAACCAACTGCCATTATCGCAAGGACTTTAAAAGGCAAAGGAATATCAGGTAATAACATGACAATTTAATGGCACATGTCTGTATGATTTATATGTGAGGAATGTTTCAAACAGCATTCATAAAGGTATGATCATTTAAGAGCACATAAGGTAAGTAAAGTTAACATTTGATTGGTTAGAAACAGGCCAAAGTCAGACCCTCAGATCAGCAACCTTTTGAATTTGAGAGGATTTCTTGAATTTGAAACCCTCTCTAAAGTTTTCTGCAGTTCTGTGTTGTATGCAACCAGAATTGCAAGATGGCTGAAATCTACCCAGATCTCTTGAGGATCTTTATCACTTGGGACTGAAATTTCATAAAAAGAGCTGGTGAGATTTCAGTGCTGTTGAACATGAACCTGAACTCTAGGCAGAATTTGGTCTTGCACTGAACCCTGACCTTAGACTAATCTAGATAATGAAACCTCTCTTTATTCCATCTCTACATTTGATATATGAAACTCAGTTCCTCGATAACAATTTCATGAAATGTATAAACTATTGATTTTCTTTATCTGAAGTGCTTTTCAAATTTCTGAGTAAAACTTAAGTTTACAAAAAATTATTAGCTAAATCTTAGATATTTATATAATCAACTTAAAACAGAGGATGCTGTCCCAGGCTGATCAGGTCTTTGCTTGGTGGACTAGATGGGAATTTGATACGAACTGTGGGTCTGATCATGCTCCTGTATGGTGAAACCTGAGGCAGGAGGAGACTCCATGATGTTTTTCTGCCATTGAATTCCTCCTGCATTCCTCCCTTTGGGAAGGCATCAGTGTTTGCCCCCctgcagaggaaagagagagtCTGGCCTACTCACCTGGTGGTTGTTTGAGATCTATACATAACACCAGGCCGTCTGTGCAGAAGCCTCATGCCTCTGTGGGAGCTCTGGGTGCTTAGAGCACCCCCAGTACCATAGCAGAACTTTGCCCACTAATGACTGCCCTTAAGACTCTCCTTAAAGGGGTTTCCCTCATCTGGAAGAATGCCATGGAAAATCAGCCTCAGGCAATATTACTCCATCTTTAAAATTTCCATGCGGACAATACACATCCCCCTTAGGTCAATTACCTCGCTTCCTGGCCTTCCCTGCCCGTACACTGATCCAGAGAGAATCCTCCATTTGAGCAGAGGATGGGAGTAGCATTGCTGCAGAGTCAGCTGACCTCTTGTGGCTCAGAAGGAGTGATAGTGTGCACAAATATGACACTAAATCCATGTTAGATGTGCAGTGCTCAGTGCACCAAGACTTGATCATATACCATGCTTACTTTACATAATCTGTAATTCTCATTAAGATGCGTTACATTAGGAAGCTGTTGTAGTAGCTAAAGCCACTTGAGTCTTTATTGAATTAACTTGGAATTTACGGTGGCACTGAAGACCCTATTTTAAACACTTCATTAGCCTTGAAAAGTACTTTTCCCACTTTGATACTGACAAATAAACATATCTAACACTTGTCGGTGTATAGGAAACTAATGTTTCCTCTCATTTCTGCCCAATGCTTGTAAacgacaaaaaaaaatctgtccaaaCTGGTTGTACTTCTCAGGTGGTATTGGCTGACAGAAAGCTTTATATTGGTTCTCGCATGGCAAGAAAGGCATGCTGGCTACATGACACTGAGCCTATAATAAAAATGCCAACTATACTCCAGAATGCACTAAGGACTTTGCCATTGCTGAATTTGAATACAAATTTTAAGTGGGAGGATGTGAATTCCTCTTTCTGATCACCTAAAGGATCAGTAGAAATTGGAATGCATAATGCTCATCTTTTCGTGACCTAAGCAAGCAAGAGTACTGGAGTTTTGCCAAGGCTTAAGTTCTTCTCCCAGTACTGTTAGGCACACAAGGTTAAAACTGTATGAAACTATTTAATTCATATTGTAAAATTATAGGTCTTTCTTAGATTGAATAGGTAGCTAAACGATGGGACGTTCATGTAGTTTTTGGGGCGTGAATGCTGTTTGACATACTTAACTGGTATTTCCTGACACTGTAGCTATGTTTGCACTACAGTCAAAGGTGTGTTTGCAGCATAGATTggcatacctgcactagctttaatttagctagcatggctaaaaatatcagtgaaacCACGGCGGCATGGGCTTCAGCGTGGGATGTTGAAGCCTGCCGGGGACCCTGGGTGCGTGTTTACCTTGCTAGCCTGTACTAGAGACTGTgcgctgtgtcttcactgctatttttatccatGCTAGATTGCAGCTAGTGCATGTATGCCAACCCGAGCTGCAGTCACATCTGcgattgcagtgaagacatgcccttcaTATGAAATTCGTGTATGTGTTTGGTAATTAAGTTCTGTTACTATTATGGGGCCGTGTCTTATAGGTGCTCAGTGCACAATTCCAGGTGGAACCACTGGGAGTTCCATGCATGGAATGGCTGCTCCTCCAGGCCCAGAGATGTAGAATACCGAGGATTTGATCTTTTCTATTCTGTTATGCAttaatgtttttttatttgcttgaTGCGAATGGATGATGTAGTTACTGTTCACGATGGGCATAATAGTGAAGTCCTTCAGTTAGAGCAACCATTGATTTCAGCACTTTCACCTTGGTAAGGACTGAGACTAAGGGCTTTAATTCCTTTTATTACGTATtccattttattatatattttaaatgcaggTATTGAAGATAAGGAAAACTGGCATGGTAAGCCCCTTCCAAAAAACATGGCTGAACAAGTCATTCAGGAAATTGATGGCAAAATCCAGAGCAAGAAaaagctttccccagccctcccAGAAGAGGATGCACCAGTCATAAATATTAGAAACATTAAGATGTCATCTGCACCAGATTACAAACTAGGAGAAAAGGTACCACACTGTCTACTAACATGTACCTGTTTTAGGGATGAGAGGGAGGTAAAAAATGCTGTCTAGGAAAGTGCTTCCTTGTACTTTCCATTCTGTTGGGTGAATTATTTACCAAATGAATGGCAATGAATTCTGGGTCTTACACTAGACCCTGTATAAATAAAAACAGTTCTCTTTTTGTGCGGTGTCCTTCACCTGTCTACCATAGGTGTTCCCcattcatttccttttttaactctgctcctctgccatgtgACCTGCCTGATGCTGGGGGATAGTGTGTTTAAATGGGCAGGGTTTTTATGAAGAAAGGGCTAAATCATGTTCCCCTTATTCAGATGTCGAGATTCTCCTCTCATGTACACCTGTGGAGTTACATGATGGGGCGAATGAGAGAAGAATTGAAACCATTGACTTAAAAGAGACTAGCTGCGTGAATATGATGACAAGGGTTTGACTCCAAATTTCCAACATGGTAGTTGGGAGGGATTCACTGATTGCCTCAAACCCTTTAATATTGGTGTGAGTTTAAGTTGTTAGTTGTCCACACTAGTTAGTTGCCATGTATCCTGCATTCAAGATGAAGCTTAAAGGGCAAAGAACTGTGGGTGAGTCACCTATAGCAGCTCTTCCACACACTGATGTTCTCAAACATCATTGAAGTCACTTCTGTGGCTGAATATAAGTGTTCAGTTTCCATAGAGTTGTTAATATTTTCATCTTCTTGTTGAAGTGCTCAGCCAAAAATAAATCAGAGTGAAGAACAAAGTTGTTTGTTGAATGTTTATACCATACGGAATTTTGttctacatattttttttaatgtctgaaCAGGCATACAGTTTTGACTGTGCAGATAGTAGATTATAGACATCATATCTGGATTTAAAGAAAAGCAAGTATATATGTGTTCTATTCAGACTAAATAGACCTGACACTGTATTGTATTGCATTTTCCCTATCGTTTTCTCTTCTGACTTCTGTTTTGGGTTTATTACATTTCTTGTATGTGTCTTgatagtttacatttaaaatcTTGATAGAGTTTAcactttaataaaatattttaacatacctcaaacaaacaaaaaatcccattCACAACCTAGTAACAGTACTGCTTTATTTTCGTCTTCAAAGATGGCTACCCGCAAAGCTTATGGCCTCGCACTTGCAAAATTGGGCCATGCCAATGACCGAGTAATTGCTTTAGATGGAGACACAAAGAATTCCACCTTCTCTGACCTGTTTAGGAAAGAACATCCCAGCCGCTTCATTGAATGCTATATTGCTGAACAGAACATGGTAATTATTTCCTTTGCTCTATGAAATACTGTGTATCCTGCAGCAGAAGATGAGACTTTAGATAATTTTGTCCTGGTGATAAATGTTTTAGCATTTGATTTTAGGTGTTTATCCAGGCATTGTAATTTGATTTGCCTTCTGCTTAGGAAAAAACTACATGGCAGGAATAATAACACAATGGAAATGCATCTTTAAcagacaacttaaaaaaaaatcacaacatttgGCTTCTTAGCAGAACTTGCAAAGAGGCAAATGGAGTGTATGTAACAACAACATATCCCACAACATGATCTGTGGAGAGTCAGTTCAAGAGACTTGTTAACTCTCTCTTCTGACTGGAAATATAGAATGGCACAGCTTGACAATTTGTAACACAAGAGTGAGTGTAAAAAGTTGAGGACAGAGGGAGAAAATTAGGCAATATTGTCCTTATGGTTTTTATAATGACAGGGTTAAAAAATCTATTATGTCATAGAATAATACAATGTTCTTTCAGCCAAATTCTGTCTGACACTTGTGCAACCTCATTGAAGCAAATGAAACTGCctgggtgtaactgagagcagaatttggccattgGTTTTTAATAACTTGTAGCCTAAGGACCACAGGATCTCCTCTCGCATGTTTTGTTTCAGTATACTTCCAGTGACTTCCGTGAAGTTGCTCCTAGTTTACATTCATGTCAGTGAGAGAAAATCAGCCCCAAGAGCAGAGTAATATCTCTGTGATAATGAAATAAAAGGTACTGTGTAAATGTATCAAGGGATTCTAAAGATAACCTGACATAGGGCTATGTTCTGCTCTCATCTACATTGGTGAAGCACCTTTGTGGTAGACATCAGTCCGAAGCAAAGGTGGACAAACCCATCCATAGCTGTTTACATCATCACTCTCTCTGCAAATTGGAGGTAGTAAAATCTCCAGATTGAAAATGCACAGCCTTCatttacagaaaaagaaaagataagaGGAAGTCAAGTCTGAGAATCCTCAAAATGGCTGGCTGGAAATAAGTGAAGAAAAGATGTTGATGCTATACAAACAATCAATTACAATTAAATAAATAGAATGGATGCTACTGGGGTTTCCACAGCAGAAGGATTGGGTGGGAGAAATTGCCTTTGCTTTCCTTAGGTGAAGATCCAATTAATAGGGACAAGATTTGAAGTtagtgaaagagagagattttaagtagGAATTTCTGGAGGTACTTGTCACAAGAGATAAAGAGGTTTCACAGTGAAAACTCCCACAGAccatcatgacaggtttcagagtagcagccgtgttaatctgtattcgcaaaaagaaaaggagtacttgtggcaccttagagactaaccaattttccTTGTTAATTGACTTCCCTCTTCTTGCTCCTCCCAGGTGAGCATTGCAGTTGGCTGTGCCACTCGTGACAGGACTGTTGCTTTTGCGAGTGCCTTTGCCACCTTTTTCACCAGAGCTTTTGATCAGATCCGTATGGCTGCCATTTCTGAGAGTAACATCAATCTCTGTGGCTCTCACTGTGGCGTTTCTATTGGTAAGTGCAACCTGGAGTTATTGACCAGAAATTTTCAGTGGCTTCAGTGATGACCATTCACATCTCTGCTATTGACTAGCTGTGTGACTTTGATAGTCACTTGctctctctgcctcattttccctaTCCCTGAAATGGGAGAATAATGATACCCACTTTTGTTCAGCGCCATGAGATCTATGAAAGATACAACGTTGGTCTTAGATATTAGTcgatttttattattgttatggGAGATAGGACTTGCTGTTTAAACTTACCCATTTGATATAATTATTTTGACTTATCACAGTGTTTCTTACTTACTGCAGTCATTAATAAACTTATTAACAGCTAAATTTCTTAACCTTACAGATAGCTTAGAAAACTAGGATCTGTGAAGTAGGTGCACAGTTAAGGAATTTGCAGTACCCCTTCCGGTTTTTGCTTACCTCCACAACTGCTCAATGCATGTCTGTTTATTCTGGGGGATGGACTGAGCGAAAAGCATAAAGATTGCAAAATGAaagcaggagcagattttcaTATTGTGTGTGTATTCCTAAATGTACATGAATAAGCTATGCTAATATATAAATTATACAGTATAATGACATCCACACTAGGgatttgtaccactttaacttTACCACAAGCCAATATAAAGCAGTACAAAAACATCCTGTAGACAAGCTGGAAGATGGAGCCTTGTCCCAGCTCAGTGGATGGTTGTGTACTATATGTCTTCATATCAAACACTTAGGGATTATCTACGCTGGCACTtcatcggcaaaacttttgtcattcaggggtgttaaaaTAAATTCCCCACAAACGACCAAAGTTTAACTGACAAAAAGCACGGGAGTGACCAGTGCTTTGTCAGCGCGAGTGCTCTCCTCCCGACAAACAGCACCTCCACTGCGTGCCTTTTAGCAACATGGATGTAGCGGCACAGCCGTGTCGCTAAAAGCCTCATAATGTAGCTATAGCTGAGTGTCTCCACGCCCCCTGTAGCATATAGGGTTATGGCATGGGTGTATcattaagtttttttttctttacaaagctTGTTATGTAAAGACCAGTCCTCCCTTTCATAGTCTGTAGCTCCCACAATCTAACACTAATGTGTTTAACCAGCAGCAAAATCCAAAGGAACAAGAGCCTCTTCCCCATCAGAGAAATCAGTGTCTATCTTTAGCTTTCACTGGCTGGGGAGAATGAGACTCCAATAATTAGCTGAACTGCCTTTgtgagagcaaaaagaaaaggaggactagtggcacctttgagactaaccaatttatttgagcataagctttcgtgagctacagctcacttcatctgatgtgAGAGCAGTGATTTCTGATCTGCTTCATGGCCTTTGTCATTTGGACTGTTTTACTGTGGAGCTACAGTGGGGACTCCATAGTTATGGTTATAAGACCGTTTCCATTATAAGTTGGATTTTGTCCCCACTTCTAACCTTTTTGAAAAAAACTTCTTTGCACCTAAAATTTTGTATGTCTACCAACAGTCTTGCAAAGGAGAATATTTGGGAAAAATTGGTAAGAGTCCTTTTGAGATAGAAAGGCTCAAAAAGAATTGTTGTTTACattgtttgggaaaaaaaaatctttttatagAAACCCCTGGCTCACACTGAGTTCAGAACCTGAACTGGCCAGTGGTGGAAATTGACGTGAAGATTGGGCACACAATTGTGTGTGATCCTGGGCTTCTGTGGTTTTGAAAATTGGGCcaataaaataaatgaagggTCAGAGTCAGATTTGTAAATATGTACtttacacaacaacaacaacaagataGCTAGTCACCTGATTAGATCAAAGTGGTTTATGAGCCATTACAGTCTGTTATAGAAGCCAATAAGTGGACAGTATAAATGTGTATGAACAGAAATTACAGTGtgtacataaagaaaaggagtacttgtggcaccttagagactaaccaatttatttg
This genomic interval carries:
- the TKT gene encoding transketolase isoform X2 gives rise to the protein MEAYHKPDQQALQALKDAANRLRISSIRATTAAGSGHPTSCCSAAEIMSVLFFHTMRYKAKDPRNSSNDRFVLSKGHAAPILYAAWAEAGFLPEAELLNLRKIDSILEGHPVPKQPFTDVATGSLGQGLGAACGMAYTGKYFDKASYRVYCLLGDGELSEGSVWEAMAFAGFYKLDNLVAILDINRLGQSDPTPLQHHVEIYQKRCEAFGWHALIVDGHSVEELCKAFGQTKNQPTAIIARTLKGKGISGIEDKENWHGKPLPKNMAEQVIQEIDGKIQSKKKLSPALPEEDAPVINIRNIKMSSAPDYKLGEKMATRKAYGLALAKLGHANDRVIALDGDTKNSTFSDLFRKEHPSRFIECYIAEQNMVSIAVGCATRDRTVAFASAFATFFTRAFDQIRMAAISESNINLCGSHCGVSIGEDGPSQMGLEDLCMFRAVPNSTVFYPSDAVSAEKAVEIAANTKGVCFIRTSRPENEVIYSSNEDFQIGQAKVVVKSKDDQVTVVGAGVTLHEALAAAEQLKKEKIYIRVIDPFTIKPLDKITILENARATKGRIITVEDHYPEGIPSEAS